A genomic segment from Spongiibacter sp. IMCC21906 encodes:
- the metW gene encoding methionine biosynthesis protein MetW → MRHDLALIKPWIKENARVLDLGCGDGTLLAALRDERKVFGVGLEIDHDNINKALSLGVNVIEHDLNTGLANFQDNSFDVVVMTMALQTLRYPHLVIDEMLRVGQECVVTFPNFGYWRSRWHLGIKGQMPVSKFLPYTWYDTPNIHFCTVKDFQQLCQDKGIQILSSSFVDANNRQSELCSRFPNLLGITAVYHISK, encoded by the coding sequence ATGCGTCATGATTTGGCATTGATCAAACCCTGGATTAAAGAAAACGCCCGCGTGCTGGACTTAGGCTGCGGCGATGGCACATTGCTGGCTGCCCTGCGAGATGAGCGCAAGGTTTTTGGGGTTGGCCTTGAAATTGACCACGACAATATCAACAAGGCACTGTCACTGGGGGTCAACGTTATAGAACATGACCTGAACACCGGGCTGGCCAATTTTCAGGATAATAGCTTTGATGTGGTGGTCATGACCATGGCCTTGCAAACGCTACGCTACCCCCACTTGGTCATTGACGAAATGCTGCGAGTGGGTCAGGAATGCGTAGTGACATTCCCCAATTTTGGTTACTGGCGCAGTCGCTGGCACTTGGGCATTAAAGGCCAGATGCCAGTCTCTAAATTCTTACCTTATACTTGGTACGATACTCCCAATATTCACTTTTGCACCGTCAAAGATTTTCAGCAACTGTGCCAAGACAAGGGCATACAAATACTGAGCAGCAGCTTTGTTGACGCCAACAATCGTCAAAGTGAGCTGTGCTCCCGCTTTCCAAATTTATTAGGCATCACTGCCGTTTATCACATCAGCAAGTGA
- a CDS encoding DUF4426 domain-containing protein produces MLRHFLLSALLSLSCLTAIAQQQAEPSTPTEKQFGADTVYFSVLNTSFLSPDVARSYGLVRGDKKFLINVAIRRQQAGKDVAVEAQVTGSTSDLIHRTELEFLEVAEQDALYYIASFEIDNTEKRDFRLQIQAEGQRQSYDINFNKKLYVDE; encoded by the coding sequence ATGTTGCGACATTTTTTGCTGTCAGCCTTGTTATCACTAAGTTGCCTTACTGCCATTGCCCAACAACAAGCTGAACCCAGCACCCCTACCGAAAAGCAGTTTGGCGCCGATACCGTTTACTTCAGCGTGTTAAATACCAGCTTTCTCAGCCCTGACGTTGCCCGTAGTTACGGACTGGTTCGGGGCGACAAGAAATTTTTAATTAACGTCGCCATTCGCCGCCAGCAAGCAGGCAAAGACGTGGCTGTAGAAGCGCAGGTAACCGGCTCTACCTCGGACCTGATTCATCGCACTGAACTGGAATTTTTAGAAGTGGCCGAGCAAGACGCCCTCTATTACATCGCCAGCTTTGAAATTGACAACACCGAAAAGCGCGATTTTCGATTACAGATTCAAGCTGAAGGGCAGCGCCAAAGCTACGATATTAACTTCAACAAAAAACTTTATGTCGATGAATAA
- the rdgB gene encoding RdgB/HAM1 family non-canonical purine NTP pyrophosphatase: MNKSPDRHVVLASGNKGKLKELAAILSQADLQLHSQSEFAVIEAEENGLSFVENAIIKARNAARQTGLPAIADDSGLCVDALQGAPGIYSARYAGENATDPDNNRKLLAAITEQDNRRAHFHCALVFVRHSDDPAPIICEGIWQGEIIDNPKGDNGFGYDPLFYIPELACCSAELPPEQKNRLSHRGQALSQLLPRLKKELG; this comes from the coding sequence ATGAATAAATCACCAGACCGTCACGTCGTGCTGGCCAGCGGCAACAAAGGTAAATTAAAAGAATTGGCCGCCATTCTTTCCCAAGCTGATTTGCAGCTTCACAGCCAAAGTGAGTTTGCCGTGATAGAGGCCGAAGAAAATGGCCTCAGCTTTGTCGAGAATGCCATTATCAAAGCCCGCAACGCCGCCAGGCAGACGGGGCTGCCCGCTATTGCAGACGACTCCGGCTTATGCGTTGACGCCTTACAAGGCGCCCCCGGTATTTACTCTGCCCGCTACGCCGGTGAAAACGCCACCGACCCGGACAACAATCGCAAGCTGCTGGCTGCTATTACGGAGCAAGACAACCGCCGCGCCCACTTTCACTGCGCACTGGTTTTTGTGCGTCACAGCGACGATCCCGCCCCCATTATTTGCGAAGGTATCTGGCAGGGCGAGATTATCGATAACCCCAAAGGTGACAACGGTTTTGGCTACGACCCACTGTTTTATATTCCCGAGCTGGCATGCTGCAGTGCTGAGTTACCGCCAGAACAGAAAAATCGCCTCAGCCATCGCGGCCAAGCCTTAAGTCAGTTATTACCTAGATTGAAAAAGGAATTGGGGTAA